One segment of Burkholderia multivorans ATCC BAA-247 DNA contains the following:
- a CDS encoding DUF3567 domain-containing protein translates to MQMIYNSPNYCVVEFAPQAGHHLMNAGGYEIVDKNAQREIFIDGELAERFREHVKQLIEEEPTLDEVDEFLGQFDSLMMMPVVLH, encoded by the coding sequence ATGCAAATGATCTACAACAGCCCCAACTACTGCGTCGTCGAATTTGCGCCGCAGGCCGGCCACCATCTGATGAATGCCGGTGGATACGAAATCGTCGACAAGAACGCGCAGCGCGAGATTTTCATCGACGGCGAACTGGCCGAGCGGTTCCGCGAGCACGTGAAGCAGCTGATCGAGGAAGAGCCGACGCTCGATGAAGTCGACGAATTCCTCGGACAGTTCGACAGCCTGATGATGATGCCCGTCGTCCTCCACTGA
- a CDS encoding homocysteine S-methyltransferase family protein produces the protein MSATPTAASAAPLDASYTRGAELPALLKSRILILDGAMGTMIQRYKLDEAAYRGERFKDFPRDVKGNNELLSITQPQVIREIHDQYFAAGADIVETNTFGATTVAQADYGMEDLVVEMNVESAKLARASAAQYATPDKPRFVAGAIGPTPKTASISPDVNDPGARNVTFDELRDAYYMQAKALLDGGVDLFLVETIFDTLNAKAALFALDQLFEDTGERLPIMISGTVTDASGRILSGQTVEAFWNSLRHAKPLTFGLNCALGAALMRPYIAELAKLCDTFVSCYPNAGLPNPMAETGFDETPDVTSGLLREFAQAGLVNLAGGCCGTTPEHIAEIAKALADVKPRRWPSQYSEAA, from the coding sequence ATGTCCGCGACTCCTACCGCCGCTTCCGCCGCCCCGCTCGACGCGTCCTACACGCGCGGCGCCGAACTGCCCGCGCTGCTGAAATCGCGGATCCTGATCCTCGACGGCGCGATGGGCACGATGATCCAGCGCTACAAGCTCGACGAAGCCGCGTATCGCGGCGAGCGCTTCAAGGATTTCCCGCGCGACGTGAAGGGCAATAACGAGCTGCTGTCGATCACGCAGCCGCAGGTGATCCGCGAGATCCACGACCAGTACTTCGCGGCGGGCGCCGACATCGTCGAAACCAATACGTTCGGCGCGACGACGGTCGCGCAGGCCGACTACGGGATGGAAGACCTCGTCGTCGAGATGAACGTCGAATCGGCGAAGCTCGCGCGCGCGTCGGCCGCGCAGTACGCGACGCCCGACAAGCCGCGCTTCGTCGCCGGCGCGATCGGGCCGACGCCAAAGACGGCGAGCATCTCGCCCGACGTCAACGATCCGGGCGCGCGCAACGTGACGTTCGACGAGCTGCGCGACGCGTACTACATGCAGGCGAAGGCGCTGCTCGACGGCGGCGTCGATCTGTTCCTCGTCGAGACGATCTTCGACACGCTGAACGCGAAGGCCGCGCTGTTCGCGCTCGACCAGCTGTTCGAGGACACCGGCGAGCGTCTGCCGATCATGATCTCGGGCACCGTGACCGACGCGTCGGGCCGCATCCTGTCGGGCCAGACCGTCGAGGCGTTCTGGAATTCGCTGCGCCACGCGAAGCCGCTCACGTTCGGCCTGAACTGCGCACTCGGCGCGGCGCTGATGCGCCCGTACATCGCCGAGCTCGCGAAGCTCTGCGACACGTTCGTCTCGTGCTATCCGAACGCGGGCCTGCCGAACCCGATGGCCGAAACCGGCTTCGACGAGACGCCCGACGTCACGTCGGGGCTGCTGCGCGAGTTCGCGCAAGCCGGCCTCGTGAACCTCGCCGGCGGCTGCTGCGGCACGACGCCCGAGCACATCGCCGAGATCGCGAAGGCGCTCGCCGACGTGAAGCCGCGCCGCTGGCCGAGCCAGTACAGCGAAGCCGCCTGA
- the metH gene encoding methionine synthase codes for MTDHTMRLAGLEPFNVTSGTLFINVGERTNVTGSKAFARMILNGQFDEALAVARQQVENGAQVIDVNMDEAMLDSKAAMVRFLNLIASEPDIARVPIMIDSSKWDVIEAGLKCVQGKAIVNSISLKEGEDAFVHHAKLIRRYGAAAVVMAFDEQGQADTFARKTEICRRSYDVLVNRCGFPPEDIIFDPNIFAVATGIEEHNNYAVDFIEATRWIKQNLPYAKVSGGVSNVSFSFRGNDPVREAIHTVFLYHAIQAGMDMGIVNAGQLGVYADLDPELRERVEDVILNRRPDSTDRLLEIADKFKTGAAKKEENLEWRNQPVEKRLAHALVHGITNFIVEDTEEARVKIAAAGGRPINVIEGPLMDGMNIVGDLFGQGKMFLPQVVKSARVMKQAVAHLIPFIEEEKRLLAEAGGDVRAKGKIVIATVKGDVHDIGKNIVSVVLQCNNFEVVNMGVMVPCNEILAKAKVEGADIIGLSGLITPSLEEMAYVASEMQRDDYFRVKKIPLLIGGATTSRVHTAVKIAPNYEGPVVYVPDASRSVSVASSLLSDEGAAKYLDELKADYERIRDQHANRKAQPMVTLAEARANKTKIDWANYTPVKPKFIGRRVFRNYDLNELANFIDWGPFFQTWDLAGPYPAILNDEIVGESARRVFSDAKSMLARLIQGRWLTANGVIALLPANSVNDDDIEIYTDESRTDVLLTWRNLRQQSVRPVVDGVMRPNRSLADFIAPKESGVADYIGMFAVTAGLGVDAKEKQFEADHDDYSAIMLKALADRFAEAFAEAMHARVRRELWGYASDETLDNDALIAEKYTGIRPAPGYPACPDHLVKRDMFAALHADEIGMSVTDSLAMLPAASVSGFYLAHPDSRYFSVGKIGQDQLEDYARRMALSLDDARRALAPQL; via the coding sequence ATGACCGATCACACGATGCGCCTTGCCGGCCTCGAGCCGTTCAACGTCACGTCCGGAACGCTCTTCATCAACGTCGGCGAACGCACCAACGTCACCGGCTCGAAGGCGTTCGCCCGGATGATCCTCAACGGCCAGTTCGACGAGGCGCTCGCGGTCGCGCGCCAGCAGGTCGAAAACGGCGCGCAGGTGATCGACGTCAACATGGACGAGGCGATGCTCGATTCGAAGGCGGCGATGGTGCGCTTCCTGAATCTGATCGCGTCGGAGCCGGACATCGCGCGCGTGCCGATCATGATCGACTCGTCGAAGTGGGACGTGATCGAGGCCGGTCTCAAGTGCGTGCAGGGCAAGGCGATCGTGAACTCGATCTCGCTGAAGGAAGGCGAGGACGCGTTCGTCCATCACGCGAAGCTGATCCGCCGCTACGGCGCGGCGGCCGTCGTGATGGCATTCGACGAGCAGGGCCAGGCCGACACGTTCGCGCGCAAGACCGAAATCTGCCGGCGTTCCTACGACGTGCTCGTGAACCGCTGCGGCTTTCCGCCCGAGGACATCATCTTCGATCCGAACATCTTCGCGGTCGCGACCGGCATCGAGGAGCACAACAACTACGCGGTCGACTTCATCGAAGCGACGCGCTGGATCAAGCAGAACCTGCCGTACGCAAAGGTGAGCGGCGGCGTCTCGAACGTGTCGTTCTCGTTCCGCGGCAACGATCCGGTGCGCGAGGCGATCCACACGGTGTTCCTCTACCACGCGATCCAGGCCGGGATGGACATGGGGATCGTCAACGCGGGCCAGCTCGGCGTGTATGCGGATCTCGATCCGGAGCTGCGCGAGCGCGTCGAGGACGTGATCCTGAACCGCCGCCCCGACTCCACCGACCGGCTGCTCGAGATCGCCGACAAGTTCAAGACCGGCGCCGCGAAGAAGGAAGAGAACCTCGAGTGGCGCAACCAGCCGGTCGAGAAGCGGCTCGCGCACGCGCTCGTGCACGGCATCACGAACTTCATCGTCGAGGATACCGAGGAAGCGCGCGTGAAGATCGCCGCGGCCGGCGGCCGCCCGATCAACGTGATCGAGGGGCCGCTGATGGACGGCATGAACATCGTCGGCGACCTGTTCGGCCAGGGCAAGATGTTCCTGCCGCAGGTCGTGAAGTCCGCGCGCGTGATGAAGCAGGCGGTCGCCCATCTGATCCCGTTCATCGAGGAAGAAAAGCGGCTGCTCGCGGAAGCGGGCGGCGACGTGCGCGCGAAGGGCAAGATCGTGATCGCGACCGTCAAGGGCGACGTGCACGACATCGGCAAGAACATCGTGTCGGTCGTGCTCCAGTGCAACAACTTCGAAGTCGTCAACATGGGCGTGATGGTGCCGTGCAACGAGATCCTCGCGAAGGCGAAGGTCGAAGGCGCGGACATCATCGGGCTGTCCGGCCTGATCACGCCGAGCCTCGAGGAAATGGCCTACGTTGCCTCCGAAATGCAGCGCGACGACTATTTCCGCGTGAAGAAGATTCCGCTGCTGATCGGCGGCGCGACCACGTCGCGCGTGCACACGGCCGTGAAGATCGCGCCGAACTACGAGGGCCCGGTCGTCTACGTGCCCGATGCGTCGCGCTCGGTGTCGGTCGCATCGAGCCTGCTGTCCGACGAAGGCGCGGCCAAGTACCTCGACGAGCTGAAGGCCGACTACGAGCGGATCCGCGATCAGCACGCGAACCGCAAGGCGCAGCCGATGGTGACGCTCGCCGAGGCGCGCGCGAACAAGACGAAGATCGACTGGGCGAACTACACGCCGGTGAAGCCGAAGTTCATCGGCCGCCGCGTATTCAGGAACTACGACCTGAACGAACTCGCGAACTTCATCGACTGGGGTCCGTTCTTCCAGACCTGGGATCTCGCGGGCCCGTACCCGGCGATCCTGAACGACGAGATCGTCGGCGAATCGGCGCGCCGCGTGTTCTCCGACGCGAAGTCGATGCTCGCGCGGCTGATCCAGGGTCGCTGGCTGACCGCGAACGGCGTGATCGCGCTGCTGCCGGCGAATAGCGTCAACGACGACGACATCGAGATCTACACCGACGAATCGCGCACCGACGTGCTGCTCACGTGGCGCAACCTGCGCCAGCAGAGCGTGCGTCCCGTCGTCGACGGCGTGATGCGGCCGAACCGCTCGCTCGCCGACTTCATCGCGCCGAAGGAATCGGGCGTCGCCGACTACATCGGGATGTTCGCGGTGACGGCCGGCCTCGGTGTCGATGCGAAGGAAAAGCAGTTCGAAGCCGATCACGACGACTACAGCGCGATCATGCTGAAGGCGCTCGCGGACCGCTTCGCGGAAGCGTTCGCCGAAGCGATGCACGCGCGCGTGCGCCGCGAGCTGTGGGGCTATGCGAGCGACGAGACGCTCGACAACGACGCACTGATCGCCGAAAAGTACACGGGCATCCGCCCCGCGCCCGGCTATCCGGCATGCCCGGACCACCTCGTCAAACGCGACATGTTTGCCGCGCTGCACGCGGACGAGATCGGCATGAGCGTCACCGATTCGCTGGCGATGCTGCCGGCCGCGAGCGTGTCGGGCTTCTATCTCGCGCATCCGGACAGCCGCTACTTCTCGGTCGGGAAAATCGGTCAGGATCAGCTCGAGGACTACGCGCGCCGGATGGCGCTGTCGCTCGACGACGCGCGCCGCGCGCTCGCGCCGCAGCTCTGA
- a CDS encoding DUF1840 domain-containing protein has protein sequence MITFKSKAAQDLDVLKDFAVYVLGLVGKQLGERGVITHDELDHAIAKLEDAVAQAKQERAEHAGHFHEDDADHAHHEVPPSLAQRVAPFLAMLREAKAAQADVHWGF, from the coding sequence ATGATTACGTTCAAGAGCAAGGCGGCACAGGATCTCGACGTGCTGAAGGATTTCGCCGTGTATGTGCTGGGCCTCGTCGGCAAGCAACTCGGCGAACGCGGCGTGATTACGCACGACGAACTCGATCACGCGATCGCGAAGCTGGAAGACGCGGTCGCGCAGGCGAAGCAGGAGCGCGCCGAGCACGCCGGCCATTTCCATGAAGACGACGCCGACCACGCGCACCACGAAGTGCCGCCGAGCCTCGCGCAGCGCGTCGCGCCGTTCCTCGCGATGCTGCGCGAAGCGAAGGCCGCTCAGGCCGACGTGCACTGGGGCTTCTGA
- the argS gene encoding arginine--tRNA ligase, which yields MLPAQKQTLEALLADSVQQVAHALKGADAANAGVAFVAPAITLERPKVAAHGDVACNVAMQLAKPLGTNPRQLAEKIVAALTAQPGAQGLVESAEIAGPGFINLRLSAAAKQAVIGAVLEQGRAFGTSDREKGKRVLLEFVSANPTGPLHVGHGRQAALGDALANVIASQGYAVHREFYYNDAGAQIGNLAISTQARARGLKPGDAGWPEAAYNGEYIADIARDYMNGETVAAKDGEPVKGAGDVDDLDAIRKFAVAYLRREQDMDLQAFGVKFDQYYLESSLYSEGRVEKTVDALIKAGMTYEQDGALWLRTTDEGDDKDRVMRKSDGTYTYFVPDVAYHVTKWERGFTKVINIQGSDHHGTIARVRAGLQGLHIGIPKGYPDYVLHKMVTVMRDGQEVKISKRAGSYVTVRDLIEWSGGAAPGQEAAPDLIDEATITRGRDAVRFFLISRKADTEFVFDIDLALKQNDENPVYYVQYAHARICSVLNEWKSRYNGELAQLPQADLSQLTSPQAASLMQKLAEYPDMLTHAANELAPHAVAFYLRDLAGEFHSFYNAERVLVDDEAPRNARAALLAATRQVLENGLAMLGVSAPAKM from the coding sequence ATGCTGCCAGCACAAAAACAGACCCTCGAAGCCCTGCTCGCGGATAGCGTTCAGCAGGTCGCACACGCGCTGAAAGGCGCCGACGCGGCAAACGCCGGCGTCGCGTTCGTCGCCCCCGCGATCACGCTCGAGCGACCGAAGGTTGCCGCGCACGGCGACGTCGCATGCAACGTCGCGATGCAGCTCGCGAAGCCGCTCGGCACGAATCCGCGCCAGCTCGCCGAGAAAATCGTCGCGGCGCTCACCGCGCAGCCGGGCGCGCAAGGCCTCGTCGAGAGCGCCGAGATCGCCGGTCCCGGCTTCATCAACCTGCGGCTCAGCGCCGCGGCCAAGCAGGCCGTGATCGGCGCGGTGCTCGAGCAGGGCCGCGCGTTCGGCACGTCGGATCGCGAAAAGGGCAAGCGCGTGCTGCTCGAATTCGTGTCGGCGAACCCGACCGGCCCGCTGCACGTCGGCCACGGCCGTCAGGCAGCGCTCGGCGATGCGCTCGCGAACGTGATCGCGAGCCAGGGCTATGCGGTGCACCGCGAGTTCTACTACAACGACGCGGGCGCGCAGATCGGCAACCTCGCGATCTCGACGCAGGCGCGTGCGCGCGGGCTGAAGCCCGGCGACGCCGGCTGGCCGGAAGCCGCCTACAACGGCGAATACATCGCCGACATCGCGCGCGACTACATGAACGGCGAGACGGTCGCCGCGAAGGACGGCGAGCCCGTGAAGGGCGCCGGCGACGTCGACGATCTCGACGCGATCCGCAAGTTTGCGGTCGCGTATCTGCGCCGCGAGCAGGACATGGATCTGCAGGCGTTCGGCGTGAAGTTCGACCAGTACTATCTCGAATCGTCGCTGTACAGCGAGGGCCGCGTCGAGAAGACGGTCGACGCGCTGATCAAGGCCGGCATGACCTACGAGCAGGACGGCGCGCTGTGGCTGCGCACGACCGACGAAGGCGACGACAAGGACCGCGTGATGCGCAAGTCCGACGGCACGTATACGTACTTCGTGCCGGACGTCGCGTATCACGTGACGAAGTGGGAGCGCGGCTTCACGAAGGTCATCAACATCCAGGGCTCCGACCACCACGGCACGATCGCGCGCGTGCGCGCCGGCCTGCAGGGGCTGCACATCGGCATCCCGAAGGGCTACCCCGACTACGTGCTGCACAAGATGGTCACCGTGATGCGCGACGGCCAGGAAGTGAAGATCTCGAAGCGCGCGGGCAGCTACGTGACGGTGCGCGACCTGATCGAATGGTCGGGCGGCGCGGCGCCGGGCCAGGAGGCGGCGCCCGATCTGATCGACGAAGCGACCATCACGCGCGGCCGCGACGCGGTGCGCTTCTTCCTGATCTCGCGCAAGGCCGATACCGAGTTCGTGTTCGACATCGATCTCGCGCTGAAACAGAACGACGAAAACCCGGTCTACTACGTGCAGTACGCGCATGCGCGGATCTGCTCGGTGCTCAACGAGTGGAAGTCGCGCTACAACGGCGAGCTCGCGCAACTGCCGCAGGCGGACCTGTCGCAGCTCACGAGCCCGCAGGCCGCGTCGCTGATGCAGAAGCTCGCCGAGTATCCGGACATGCTCACGCACGCGGCGAACGAGCTCGCGCCGCATGCGGTCGCGTTCTACCTGCGCGATCTCGCTGGCGAATTCCACTCGTTCTACAATGCGGAGCGCGTGCTGGTCGACGACGAAGCGCCGCGCAACGCGCGCGCCGCGCTGCTCGCGGCCACGCGGCAGGTGCTCGAGAACGGGCTGGCGATGCTCGGCGTGTCCGCGCCCGCCAAGATGTAA
- a CDS encoding SPOR domain-containing protein — protein sequence MAQPRRTSKQSKQAGGTFLGIVLGLIVGLAIAVVVALYITRSPSPFVSKVAPPPADNGASQAQPFDPNRALQGKTPGQPVPQAAQPAPPNTAPGQAANQTQGGLLPEPQIVEVPPSGNTGSTGSSGTTASNNGSNNGVAVPPKTADNPPPKKPQPPAADDDLGRFAAQKQAQQQAAAQKQQQQQQQAANTAKPTSPTSSTSSTTAAAKPPTANDANTGYFLQVGAYKTESDAEQQRARLGFQGFESKVSKRDVSGVTYFRVRVGPFSKFEDMNSARQRLSDAGVDTAVIRFTKQ from the coding sequence ATGGCACAACCACGCCGCACGTCGAAGCAATCGAAACAAGCCGGAGGAACATTTCTGGGCATCGTGCTGGGCCTGATCGTCGGCCTCGCGATCGCCGTGGTGGTGGCGCTCTATATCACGCGTTCGCCGTCGCCGTTCGTGTCGAAGGTCGCGCCGCCGCCCGCCGACAACGGCGCGAGCCAGGCGCAGCCGTTCGATCCGAACCGCGCGCTGCAAGGCAAGACGCCGGGCCAGCCGGTCCCGCAAGCCGCGCAGCCGGCGCCGCCGAACACCGCGCCGGGTCAGGCCGCGAACCAGACGCAAGGCGGGCTGCTGCCCGAGCCGCAGATCGTCGAAGTGCCGCCGTCGGGCAACACCGGCAGCACCGGGTCGAGCGGCACGACGGCGTCGAACAACGGGTCGAACAACGGTGTCGCGGTCCCGCCGAAGACCGCCGACAATCCGCCGCCGAAGAAGCCGCAGCCGCCCGCGGCCGACGACGACCTCGGACGTTTCGCCGCACAAAAGCAGGCGCAGCAGCAGGCCGCCGCGCAGAAGCAACAGCAGCAGCAACAGCAGGCGGCGAACACGGCGAAGCCGACGTCGCCGACCTCGTCGACCTCGTCGACCACCGCTGCGGCGAAGCCGCCGACCGCGAACGATGCGAACACGGGCTACTTCCTGCAGGTCGGCGCTTACAAGACCGAAAGCGACGCCGAGCAGCAGCGTGCGCGTCTCGGCTTCCAGGGCTTCGAATCGAAGGTGTCGAAGCGCGACGTGAGCGGCGTCACGTATTTCCGCGTGCGTGTCGGCCCGTTCTCGAAGTTCGAGGATATGAACTCGGCCCGTCAGCGCCTGTCCGACGCTGGTGTCGACACGGCAGTGATCCGTTTCACGAAGCAGTAA
- a CDS encoding thiol:disulfide interchange protein DsbA/DsbL produces MKKLLSTLLLSLGLAAGFAQASPAAPVAGKDFEVMKSPQPVSAPAGKVEVIEFFWYGCPHCYEFEPTIEAWVKKQGGNIEFKRVPVAFRDDFVPHSRLYYAVSALGIAEKVTPAIFNAIHKQKNYLLTPQAQADFLATQGVDKKQFMDAYNSFSVQGQVKQSAELLKNYAIDGVPTIVVQGKYKTGPAYTNSIPGTAQVLDFLVKQVQDKKL; encoded by the coding sequence ATGAAAAAACTGCTTAGCACGCTTCTTCTGTCCCTGGGCCTCGCGGCCGGCTTCGCGCAGGCGTCGCCGGCGGCGCCCGTCGCCGGCAAGGACTTCGAGGTGATGAAGTCGCCGCAGCCGGTGTCCGCGCCGGCCGGCAAGGTCGAAGTGATCGAGTTCTTCTGGTACGGCTGCCCGCACTGCTACGAGTTCGAGCCGACGATCGAAGCGTGGGTGAAGAAGCAAGGCGGCAACATCGAGTTCAAGCGCGTGCCGGTCGCGTTCCGCGACGATTTCGTGCCGCACTCGCGGCTCTATTACGCGGTGTCCGCGCTCGGCATCGCCGAGAAGGTCACGCCGGCGATCTTCAACGCGATCCACAAGCAGAAGAACTATCTGCTGACGCCGCAGGCACAGGCCGACTTCCTCGCGACGCAGGGCGTCGACAAGAAGCAGTTCATGGATGCGTACAACTCGTTCAGCGTGCAAGGCCAGGTCAAGCAGTCGGCCGAGCTGCTGAAGAACTACGCGATCGACGGCGTGCCGACGATCGTCGTCCAGGGCAAGTACAAGACGGGCCCCGCCTACACGAACAGCATCCCGGGTACCGCGCAGGTGCTCGACTTCCTCGTGAAGCAGGTTCAGGACAAGAAGCTCTGA
- a CDS encoding SDR family oxidoreductase: MTTPLKVFITGASSGLGLAMAEEYARQGAVLALVARRTDALDAFARRFPKLSVSVYRADVRDADALAAAAASFIAAHGCPDVVIANAGISQGAVTGQGDLAAFRDVMDINYYGMVATFEPFVGPMTAARHGTLVGVASVAGVRGLPGSGAYSASKSAAIKYLEALRVELRRAGVAVVTIAPGYIRTPMTEHNPYPMPFLMDADRFAAQAARAIARKHAFRVIPWQMGVVAKVLHVLPRWLYDRLFEKAPRKPRARAH; encoded by the coding sequence ATGACTACTCCGCTGAAGGTCTTCATCACCGGCGCGTCGAGCGGCCTCGGCCTCGCGATGGCCGAGGAATACGCCCGCCAGGGCGCCGTCCTCGCCCTCGTCGCGCGACGCACCGACGCACTCGATGCGTTCGCGCGACGCTTTCCGAAACTCTCCGTTTCCGTCTACCGCGCCGACGTGCGCGATGCCGACGCGCTCGCCGCCGCGGCCGCGTCGTTCATCGCCGCGCACGGCTGCCCGGACGTCGTGATCGCGAACGCCGGCATCAGCCAGGGCGCGGTGACGGGCCAGGGCGATCTCGCCGCGTTCCGCGACGTGATGGACATCAACTACTACGGCATGGTCGCGACGTTCGAGCCGTTCGTCGGTCCGATGACGGCCGCGCGCCACGGCACGCTGGTCGGCGTCGCGAGCGTTGCCGGCGTGCGCGGGCTGCCCGGCTCCGGTGCGTACAGCGCGTCGAAATCGGCGGCGATCAAGTATCTCGAGGCACTACGCGTGGAACTGCGCCGGGCCGGTGTCGCGGTCGTGACGATCGCGCCCGGCTACATCCGCACGCCAATGACCGAGCACAACCCTTACCCGATGCCGTTCCTGATGGACGCCGACCGGTTCGCCGCCCAGGCGGCCCGCGCGATCGCGCGCAAGCACGCGTTCCGCGTGATTCCGTGGCAGATGGGCGTCGTCGCGAAGGTGCTGCACGTGCTGCCGCGCTGGCTGTACGACCGTCTGTTCGAAAAGGCGCCGCGCAAGCCGAGAGCCCGCGCGCACTGA
- a CDS encoding ABC transporter substrate-binding protein, translating to MQVKLFAAAAVAAALAAPGLVAAKPLTVCTESSPDGFDVVQYNSLVTTNASADVIFNTLVSYDEAAKKVAPALADKWEASADGLTYTFHLRPNVAFQTTDYFKPSRPLNADDVVFTFSRMLDDANPWHKVAGASGFPHAQSMGLAKLVKSVSKVDDLTVKFVLNEPNATFVPILTMGFASIYSAEYADQLLKAGKQVDLNAKPIGTGPFVLKSYTKDALIRYDVNPSYWGAKPKVDRLIYAITPDPSVRLQKLKAGECQIALSPKPQDVLAAKGESALKVVQTPAFMTAFVALNTQKKPLDNAKVREALNLAFDRATYLKVVFDNTATAANNPYPPNTWSYAKDVAPYPYDPAKAKQLLAQAGFPNGFSTTIWTRPTGSVLNPNPKAGAELLQADLAKIGVKADVKVIEWGELIKQAKLGQHDMLFMGWAGDNGDPDNYLTPLFSCNAVKSGINFARFCDAQLDKLIAEGKATADQGKRTKLYESAQKIIHDQALWIPLGYPTAAALTRANVSGYRVSPFGRQNFATVAVQ from the coding sequence ATGCAGGTCAAGCTGTTCGCCGCGGCCGCCGTCGCCGCCGCACTCGCCGCCCCCGGCCTCGTCGCGGCCAAGCCGCTCACCGTCTGCACCGAGTCGAGCCCGGACGGCTTCGACGTCGTCCAGTACAACTCGCTCGTCACGACGAATGCGTCGGCCGACGTGATCTTCAACACGCTCGTGTCGTACGACGAAGCCGCGAAGAAGGTCGCGCCGGCGCTCGCCGACAAGTGGGAAGCGAGCGCGGACGGCCTCACGTACACGTTCCATCTGCGTCCGAACGTTGCGTTCCAGACGACCGACTACTTCAAGCCGAGCCGCCCGCTCAACGCCGACGATGTCGTGTTCACATTCAGCCGGATGCTCGACGACGCGAATCCGTGGCACAAGGTCGCCGGCGCGAGCGGCTTCCCGCACGCGCAGTCGATGGGGCTCGCGAAGCTCGTGAAGTCGGTCTCGAAGGTCGACGATCTCACGGTGAAGTTCGTGCTGAACGAACCGAACGCGACCTTCGTGCCGATCCTGACGATGGGCTTCGCGTCGATCTACTCGGCCGAATACGCGGACCAGCTGCTGAAGGCCGGCAAGCAGGTCGACCTGAACGCGAAGCCGATCGGCACCGGCCCGTTCGTGCTGAAGAGCTACACGAAGGACGCGCTGATCCGCTACGACGTGAATCCGTCGTACTGGGGCGCAAAGCCGAAGGTCGACCGGCTGATTTACGCGATCACGCCCGATCCGTCGGTTCGCCTGCAGAAGCTGAAGGCCGGCGAATGCCAGATCGCGCTGTCGCCGAAGCCGCAGGACGTGCTTGCCGCGAAGGGCGAAAGCGCGCTGAAGGTCGTGCAGACGCCCGCGTTCATGACGGCGTTCGTCGCGCTGAACACGCAGAAGAAGCCGCTCGACAACGCGAAGGTGCGCGAAGCGCTGAACCTCGCGTTCGATCGCGCGACCTACCTGAAGGTCGTGTTCGACAACACCGCGACGGCCGCCAACAACCCGTATCCGCCGAACACGTGGAGCTACGCGAAGGACGTCGCGCCGTATCCGTACGATCCGGCGAAGGCGAAGCAGCTGCTCGCGCAGGCCGGCTTCCCGAACGGCTTCTCGACGACGATCTGGACGCGTCCGACCGGCAGCGTGCTGAACCCGAACCCGAAGGCGGGCGCCGAGCTGCTGCAGGCCGACCTCGCGAAGATCGGCGTGAAGGCCGACGTGAAGGTCATCGAATGGGGCGAACTGATCAAGCAGGCGAAGCTCGGCCAGCATGACATGCTGTTCATGGGCTGGGCCGGCGACAACGGCGATCCGGACAACTATCTGACGCCGCTGTTCAGCTGCAACGCGGTGAAGTCGGGCATCAACTTCGCGCGCTTCTGCGATGCGCAGCTCGACAAGCTGATCGCCGAGGGCAAGGCGACGGCCGATCAGGGCAAGCGCACGAAACTGTACGAATCCGCGCAGAAGATCATTCACGACCAGGCGCTGTGGATTCCCCTCGGCTATCCGACCGCCGCCGCCCTCACGCGCGCGAACGTCAGCGGCTATCGCGTGAGTCCGTTCGGACGGCAGAACTTCGCGACGGTCGCGGTGCAGTAA